In the Sus scrofa isolate TJ Tabasco breed Duroc chromosome 7, Sscrofa11.1, whole genome shotgun sequence genome, one interval contains:
- the MDC1 gene encoding mediator of DNA damage checkpoint protein 1 isoform X2 — MYGMTTMIMEDTQVINWEAEEEEVEEGPSEPLGCNLQPVGQLRIFSSSYGPEKDFPLYLGKNVVGRMPECSVALPFSSISKQHAVIEILAWNKAPVLRDCGSLNGTQILRPPKVLGPGVSHRLRNRELILFADLPCQYHRLDVPPPLVSRGPLTVEETPRGQGGTQPHRLLLAEDSEEEVDSLSERCVVKGPKTSLTTVIPESDEEGPSPAPDGPGPPFAFNLNSDTDEEESQQPGAGEAPSAAETEQPKPVTTEIQLIKDQCPVKEKHKDARVKRAASNGVVPVGAILERSQPAGEDSDTDVDEGSGLPRRPAGAHSERAQPCGFIDSDTDAEEEGIPATPAVVPVKKRQIFHEVGTESPQAPGVAHAQESPAGSDTDIEEGEAPRTVPLDSSRASMMIDSNMDDEEEVSAALTLARLRESQAVPWNRDAGAGDHRAQPVALLDQSQASAGRDSDTDMEEEGLPLEKRGSLPKGPADKAHPEKSQPPLRGSDVKVEEDERSPGVHPGRSQASATVDAITQVEEKAPPRPAVTLSEKHQVPVAWTPQTDVEAEGDPAKLPVVHPAEARPPPAGGHEPDVEKNTSLAASAGADVRKSQLLAEGDAGTEWAVAILEQDRALGAGAQSVSARAQVGQDLPLVSREHLADVAVDTGAPGEATQTQREGTQALTERERELNVDRTIDSGDNRDDSEDLDLQATQCFVEGENQSPEVPSMEDEPTQAFPSTLPQEPGPSCCSFQASGTLDEPWELLATQPFCPRESEASEIQPVDTHLEARGLCPSPPRAALPEQHPESPEPLGSQGGGRQTVEKATGTPRETAEGPTPERGPLERATKEPPSEGERGGMGEEGLPRGTQDREEKQVLAGVTQRQESDRTVKSTSTDGGLESLQVEIETPKEMQENEIEKQTLARDMLEREAEKPVAERESEAGGPEVKVPEAVQDRGPLRAEAEGTSQDQKGQASNLTPEPGAGVGYLQGLASAPAAPRSQAGGGGEAPVSPRRQQRGDLNCKMPPAEKSGGDQESPEACLPPEPPEASAPLQNPLPSQSPKHPAPQSRLSPPPPPLEQSTPRTRPPQSQESPEPPFSSELDPPNPEPKVRPQGSPPLSPIPLEAHPTSPTDQAGSPEPTSRAARGGTHRSFEVTPMSVVPTALELQSSTSADQPVVPKPTLRAPWGRTHRSSVKTPEPNIPTAPELQPSTPTDQPVAPEPLSRATRGRTPRASVKTSEPVVPAAPEPQPSTPTDQPVVPKPTLRAPRGRTHRSSVKTPEPNIPTAPELRPSTPTDQPVAPEPLSRATRGRTPRASVKSPEQNVPTAPEHPQPSTPTDQPVTPKPTSRATRGRAHRSSVKTPAASEPLPSASTDQPITPKPTSRGRAHRSSAKTPELQPPTSTGQPVTPRPTSQATRGRTHRSSIKTPEPVVPTDPEPQPSTPTDQPITPELTSAATRGRTRRSTVKTPEPVVPTDPEPQPSTPTDQPITPKPTSWATRGQAHRSSVKTPEPHVPTDPKPQPSTPTDQPVTPKPTSRATRGRARKSSVKTPEPVVPTAAEPQPSASTDQPITPKPTSRGRAHRSSAKTPELQPPTSTGQPVTPRPTSGATQGRTHRSSAKTSQAVEPTAPVLEPPSPIGQPVTPKVIAEGGQNRILRSSRVGAVPGPTPPELQCPVPAEQPVPPEPIPRASCSRRPRATRKRESLTAHVGPDPCSAPPEPNSRSSRTQSLSTTPEPTLPQLPEAPAHAPQIPKVEAAGRPGFTLEPQPKATQKRKRPLAPADSPPLPKRLQRGEVPPKTVILEEEENPTARPGREEFSQSQDAVIPEPGKRKRDQTEEEPRGVPSRSLRRTKPAQESTAPRVLFTGVVDARGERAVLALGGSLASSVAEASHLVTDRIRRTVKFLCALGRGIPILSLDWLHQSRKAGCFLPPDEYVVTDPEQEKNFGFSLREALSRARERKLLEGYEIHVTPGVQPPPPQMGEIISCCGGTVLPSMPRSYKPQRVVITCSQDFPRCSVPFRLGLPVLSPEFLLTGVLKQEAKPEAFVLSTLEMASA; from the exons ATGTACGGGATGACGACTATG ATCATGGAGGACACCCAGGTTATTAACTGGGAGGCTGAAGAAGAGGAGGTTGAAGAGGGACCCAGTGAACCTTTGGGGTGTAACTTGCAGCCCGTAGGGCAACTGCGTATCTTCAGTAGTTCCTATGGACCAGAAAAAG ATTTCCCACTCTACCTTGGGAAGAACGTGGTGGGCCGAATGCCCGAGTGCTCTGTGGCCCTGCCTTTTTCATCCATCTCCAAACAACATGCAGTGATTGAAATCTTGGCCTGGAACAAGGCGCCTGTCCTCCGCGACTGTGGGAGCCTCAATGGCACTCAGATCCTGAGGCCTCCCAAGGTCCTGGGCCCTGGGGTGAGTCATCGTTTGAGGAACCGGGAGTTGATTCTCTTTGCTGACTTGCCCTGCCAGTACCATCGCTTGGATGTCCCCCCGCCCTTGGTCTCTCGGGGCCCTCTAACTGTAGAGGAGACACCCAGGGGACAGGGAGGAACTCAACCGCACAGGCTTCTGTTGGCTGAGGACTCAGAGGAGGAAGTAG ATTCTCTTTCTGAAAGGTGTGTGGTGAAAGGACCAAAGACTTCTTTGACAACAGTGATTCCAGAGAG TGATGAAGAGGGGCCTTCCCCCGCCCCAGATGGCCCTGGACCACCTTTTGCCTTCAACTTGAACAGTGACACGGATGAGGAAGAAAGTCAGCAACCAGGAGCAGGAGAGGCTCCCTCAGCTGCAGAGACAGAACAGCCTAAACCTGTCACAACCGAAATCCAGCTCATAAAGGACCAGTGTCCAGTGAAGGAGAAGCACAAGGACGCAAGAGTTAAGAGGGCTGCCAGCAATGGGGTGGTTCCAGTTGGGGCGATTCTGGAGAGGAGCCAGCCTGCTGGGGAGGACAGTGACACAGATGTGGATGAGGGGAGTGGGCTTCCACGGAGGCCAGCTGGAGCCCATTCAGAAAGGGCCCAGCCTTGTGGCTTCATAGACAGTGATACTGATGCGGAAGAAGAGGGGATCCCCGCCACCCCAGCAGTAGTTCCCGTGAAGAAGAGGCAGATCTTCCATGAAGTTGGGACAGAGAGCCCCCAGGCACCTGGCGTGGCACATGCACAGGAGAGCCCGGCTGGTAGTGATACAGATATAGAGGAGGGAGAGGCCCCCCGGACGGTCCCTCTGGACAGCAGCCGAGCCTCCATGATGATcgacagcaacatggatgacgaGGAAGAAGTCTCAGCGGCGCTCACTCTGGCACGTCTGAGAGAGAGCCAGGCTGTTCCATGGAACAGAGATGCAGGTGCAGGAGACCACAGGGCCCAACCTGTGGCCCTTCTGGATCAAAGCCAGGCCTCTGCTGGGAGAGACAGTGACACAGACATGGAAGAAGAGGGGCTCCCCCTAGAAAAGAGAGGAAGTCTCCCCAAGGGTCCTGCAGACAAGGCCCATCCAGAAAAGAGCCAGCCTCCTCTCAGGGGCAGTGACGTGAAGGTGGAGGAAGATGAGCGCTCACCTGGAGTCCACCCAGGGAGAAGCCAAGCCTCTGCCACTGTGGACGCCATCACCCAAGTGGAGGAGAAAGCCCCACCAAGGCCAGCTGTTACACTTTCAGAGAAGCATCAGGTGCCTGTGGCATGGACACCTCAAACAGATGTGGAGGCAGAAGGCGACCCAGCAAAGCTGCCTGTGGTGCATCCAGCGGAAGCCCGCCCTCCTCCAGCTGGGGGCCATGAACCAGATGTGGAAAAGAACACGTCCTTAGCAGCCTCAGCTGGGGCAGACGTCAGAAAGAGCCAGCTTCTGGCAGAAGGGGATGCTGGGACGGAGTGGGCTGTAGCCATTCTTGAACAGGACCGAGCTCTTGGGGCCGGGGCCCAGAGTGTGTCAGCCAGGGCACAGGTGGGGCAGGACCTTCCCCTTGTCTCAAGAGAGCACCTAGCAGATGTGGCGGTGGACACAGGCGCTCCAGGGGAAGCCACCCAGACACAGAGAGAGGGAACCCAGGCCctcacagagagggagagagaactaAACGTGGACAGGACCATAGACTCTGGAGACAACCGTGACG ATTCTGAAGATCTGGACCTGCAAGCCACCCAGTGCTTTGTGGAGGGAGAGAATCAGAGCCCGGAAG TCCCCAGCATGGAGGATGAGCCCACCCAGGCCTTCCCGTCTACTCTGCCCCAGGAGCCTGGCCCTTCCTGTTGCAGCTTCCAGGCCTCAG GTACCCTGGATGAGCCATGGGAGCTCTTAGCTACACAGCCATTCTGTCCAAGAGAGTCTGAGGCCTCTGAGATCCAGCCCGTTGACACCCACCTGGAGGCCCGTGGCCTTTGCCCCTCTCCACCTAGGGCAGCACTGCCAGAGCAACACCCAGAGAGCCCAGAGCCACTGGGGAGTCAGGGTGGAGGGCGGCAGACTGTGGAGAAAGCCACGGGTACCCCGAGAGAAACAGCAGAGGGGCCGACCCCTGAGAGAGGGCCCCTGGAGAGGGCAACCAAGGAGCCGCCAtcagaaggagagaggggagggatgggagaggaggggtTACCCAGGGGGACACAGGACAGGGAAGAAAAACAGGTGTTAGCTGGAGTTACTCAGAGACAAGAGTCTGACAGAACAGTGAAAAGTACAAGCACTGACGGGGGCCTGGAGAGTTTGCAGGTAGAAATTGAGACACCCAAGGAAATGCAAGAGAATGAGATAGAAAAGCAGACTCTTGCAAGAGACATGctggagagggaagcagagaaacctgtagcagagagagagagtgaggcaGGTGGGCCAGAAGTAAAGGTGCCCGAAGCCGTACAGGACAGAGGCCCACTGAGAGCGGAGGCAGAGGGGACCAGCCAGGACCAGAAAGGCCAGGCCTCCAATCTGACACCAGAGCCTGGAGCGGGGGTGGGGTACCTTCAGGGACTTGCTTCAGCCCCAGCAGCTCCCCGGAGCcaggcaggtggaggaggggaagccCCAGTGAGCCCCAGGAGACAGCAGAGAG GTGACTTGAATTGCAAGATGCCACCTGCTGAGAAGTCTGGG GGTGATCAGGAATCCCCGGAGGCTTGTCTGCCTCCTGAACCGCCTGAAGCGTCAGCCCCACTCCAGAACCCTCTCCCCTCTCAGAGCCCAAAGCATCCTGCACCTCAATCCCGcctgtccccccctccccctcctttagAACAGTCCACTCCCAGGACCAGGCCACCTCAGAGTCAGGAGTCCCCAGAGCCTCCCTTTTCCTCAGAGCTGGACCCTCCCAACCCAGAACCCAAAGTCAGGCCCCAGGGGTCCCCTCCACTTTCTCCTATACCCCTCGAGGCCCACCCTACCTCCCCCACAGACCAGGCCGGCAGCCCTGAGCCCACATCTCGGGCCGCTCGTGGCGGGACACATAGGTCCTTTGAAGTGACCCCCATGTCAGTTGTCCCCACAGCCCTTGAGCTGCAGTCCTCTACCTCCGCAGACCAGCCTGTGGTCCCCAAGCCCACACTTCGGGCTCCTTGGGGCAGGACACATAGGTCCTCCGTCAAGACCCCTGAACCAAATATCCCCACAGCCCCTGAGCTCCAGCCTTCCACCCCCACAGACCAGCCTGTTGCCCCTGAGCCCTTATCTCGGGCCACTCGGGGCCGGACACCTAGGGCCTCTGTCAAGACTTCTGAACCAGTTGTCCCTGCAGCCCCTGAGCCCCAGCCTTCCACCCCCACAGACCAGCCTGTGGTCCCCAAGCCCACACTTCGGGCTCCTCGGGGCAGGACACATAGGTCCTCCGTCAAGACCCCTGAACCAAACATCCCCACAGCCCCTGAGCTCCGACCTTCCACCCCCACAGACCAGCCTGTTGCCCCTGAGCCCTTATCTCGGGCCACTCGGGGCCGGACACCTAGGGCCTCTGTCAAGTCCCCTGAACAAAATGTCCCCACAGCCCCTGAGCACCCACAGCCTTCCACCCCCACAGATCAGCCTGTCACCCCCAAACCCACATCTCGTGCCACTCGGGGCAGGGCACACAGGTCCTCTGTCAAGACCCCCGCAGCCTCTGAGCCCCTGCCTTCTGCCTCCACAGACCAGCCCATCACCCCCAAACCCACATCTCGGGGCAGGGCACATAGGTCTTCTGCCAAGACCCCTGAACTCCAGCCTCCCACCTCCACTGGTCAGCCTGTCACCCCCAGACCCACATCTCAGGCCACTCGGGGCAGGACACATAGGTCCTCTATCAAGACCCCCGAACCAGTTGTCCCTACAGACCCTGAGccccagccctccacccccacagacCAGCCCATCACCCCTGAGCTCACATCTGCAGCCACTCGGGGCAGGACACGTAGGTCCACTGTCAAGACCCCCGAACCAGTTGTCCCTACAGACCCTGAGccccagccctccacccccacagacCAGCCCATCACCCCCAAACCCACGTCTTGGGCCACTCGAGGCCAGGCACATAGGTCCTCTGTCAAGACCCCTGAACCACATGTCCCCACAGACCCTAAGccccagccctccacccccacagacCAGCCTGTCACCCCCAAACCCACATCTCGTGCAACTCGGGGCAGGGCACGTAAGTCCTCTGTCAAGACCCCTGAACCAGTTGTCCCTACAGCCGCTGAGCCCCAGCCTTCTGCCTCCACAGACCAGCCCATCACCCCCAAACCCACATCTCGGGGCAGGGCACATAGGTCTTCTGCCAAGACCCCTGAACTCCAGCCTCCCACCTCCACTGGTCAGCCTGTCACCCCCAGACCCACATCTGGGGCCACCCAGGGCAGGACACACAGGTCTTCTGCCAAGACATCCCAAGCAGTTGAACCCACAGCCCCTGTCCTTGAACCTCCCTCCCCCATAGGCCAGCCTGTCACCCCCAAGGTCATAGCTGAGGGTGGTCAGAACAGGATACTCAGATCTTCTAGAGTAGGTGCTGTGCCAGGTCCTACCCCCCCTGAACTCCAGTGTCCTGTCCCCGCAGAACAGCCTGTTCCCCCTGAGCCCATCCCTCGAGCCAGTTGCAGCAGGAGGCCTCGGGCCACTAGGAAGCGGGAGTCTCTCACAGCTCACGTTGGTCCTGACCCCTGCTCTGCTCCCCCTGAACCTAATTCCCGGTCCTCAAGGACCCAGTCCCTTAGCACCACTCCTGAGCCTACCCTCCCTCAGCTTCCTGAGGCACCGGCTCATGCTCCCCAGATCCCAAAGGTGGAGGCAGCAGGTAGACCTGGCTTCACCCTAGAGCCCCAGCCGAAGGCCACCCAAAAGCGCAAGAGGCCTTTGGCTCCTGCAGATTCACCCCCACTTCCAAAACGGCTCCAAAGAGGGGAAGTGCCCCCGAAGACAGTGATCCTCgaggaagaagaaaatcctaCAGCAAGGCCTGGGAGAGAAGAG TTCTCTCAATCCCAGGATGCAGTGATTCCAGAACCaggcaagagaaagagagaccagACCGAGGAGGAGCCCCGGGGAGTACCGAGCCGCAGCCTGCGCCGGACCAAACCTGCACAAGAGTCCACGGCCCCCAGA GTGCTCTTCACGGGTGTGGTGGATGCTCGTGGAGAGCGGGCGGTGCTGGCCCTGGGGGGCAGTCTGGCCAGCTCAGTGGCCGAGGCGTCCCATTTGGTGACCGATCGGATCCGCCGGACAGTCAAGTTCCTGTGTGCCCTGGGGCGGGGCATCCCCATCCTCTCCCTGGACTGGCTGCATCAG TCCCGCAAGGCAGGTTGCTTCTTGCCTCCAGATGAGTATGTGGTGACTGATCCTGAGCAGGAGAAGAACTTTGGCTTCAGCCTCCGGGAGGCCCTGAGCCGGGCTCGGGAGAGAAAGCTGCTAGAG GGCTATGAGATTCACGTGACCCCAGGAGTCCAGCCACCGCCCCCTCAGATGGGAGAGATCATCAGCTGCTGTGGGGGCACCGTCCTACCCAGCATGCCCCGCTCCTATAAG CCTCAGAGAGTTGTGATCACGTGCTCCCAGGACTTCCCTCGATGCTCCGTTCCATTTCGGCTTGGGCTGCCTGTCCTCTCACCTGAGTTCCTGCTGACAGGAGTCCTGAAGCAGGAGGCCAAGCCAGAGGCCTTTGTCCTCTCCACTTTGGAAATGGCATCTGCCTGA